GAATGAAAACAAGTAAAAAAATGAGTAAATACTTTTTCATATGATATTCCTAACATGCAAAATAAATAAATTTTATTTTAATGTAAAGGCTTTTTTAACTTTAATTAAAAAAAAATCAATATTTACTGTTCTAAAAGATAAACGTTTTAATGTAACAGAAAATATTTTTAGTCCTTTAAAAAGGTATTTATTTCAGTCCACATTTCAGGACTTTCAAAAATATTATTGTGATTGTAGCCTTCTAAGACATTGGTTTTTACAGCACCTTTCCAATATCCGGCAAGTTCTTTAGTATGCTTAGGTGGTATAATGTTATCATTGGTTCCATAAAAAATAAGTGTCGGTGAGGAAATCTGCTGAGCATATTTTTTAGAATCAAAACGATGTTTTAAAAGTAGATTGATGGGTAAAAAAGGCATTTTTGATTGAGCCACTGCCCGAATACTTTCAAAAGGGGATATTAAAATGACTTTATCTACCGCCCTTTTGCTTGCTAAGTAAGTTGCTGTTCCGGTTCCTATACTTCTGCCCATAACACTGATTTTGTCGTGTCTGATATCATTTCTTGAAATTGCATAGTCATAAATGGCTAGTCCGGCTTCAAAAAAGCTCTTTTCTCCGGGCCTTCCGTCACTTTTTCCATAGCCCGGATAATTTATGAGTAATAAGGAATAATCACCTATAAAGTGGGTTGCACTAATTAAATGAGATACTTCTTCGGCATTGCCTCCGAAATAAATAATCAGCTTATGTTTTTCAGTATTGCTTTGTTTGGAAAACCAGCCGTGCAAATTTCTACCCTCAGAAACAGGAA
This genomic interval from Chitinophagaceae bacterium contains the following:
- a CDS encoding alpha/beta hydrolase: MKKGMTILGSLLIMYLLVVLFFYLFQSSFLFFPQGISYQVPVNEDIEEVVIPVSEGRNLHGWFSKQSNTEKHKLIIYFGGNAEEVSHLISATHFIGDYSLLLINYPGYGKSDGRPGEKSFFEAGLAIYDYAISRNDIRHDKISVMGRSIGTGTATYLASKRAVDKVILISPFESIRAVAQSKMPFLPINLLLKHRFDSKKYAQQISSPTLIFYGTNDNIIPPKHTKELAGYWKGAVKTNVLEGYNHNNIFESPEMWTEINTFLKD